A genomic stretch from Flavobacterium nitratireducens includes:
- a CDS encoding lipoprotein signal peptidase: MSLLKAYLLIFVVLLVDQISKIYVKTNFVLGGEFEVFDWFKIHFIENEGMAWGTKIPGEYGKLILTLFRLVAVGGIGYWLWDSVERKHSSNYLIVAIALIFAGALGNIIDSVFYGVIFNDSTAQLATLFTDQPYGTWFYGQVVDMFYFPIIKDYPMPEWVPFLGGKPFTFFNAIFNVADVAISTGVGILIVFNKKAFHKH, translated from the coding sequence ATGTCATTACTAAAAGCGTATCTACTCATCTTCGTAGTATTACTTGTGGATCAGATTTCCAAAATATATGTCAAAACCAACTTTGTTTTAGGCGGTGAATTTGAGGTTTTTGATTGGTTTAAAATTCATTTTATTGAAAATGAAGGAATGGCTTGGGGAACAAAAATTCCTGGTGAGTACGGAAAATTGATTCTTACTTTATTTCGATTAGTGGCTGTAGGAGGAATTGGCTATTGGTTATGGGATTCGGTAGAACGTAAACACAGTAGTAATTATTTAATTGTTGCCATAGCACTTATTTTTGCGGGAGCTTTAGGGAATATTATCGATTCTGTTTTTTATGGGGTAATTTTCAATGATAGTACGGCTCAATTAGCAACTCTATTTACAGATCAACCTTATGGTACTTGGTTTTACGGTCAAGTGGTAGATATGTTTTATTTTCCAATAATAAAAGATTATCCAATGCCAGAATGGGTTCCATTTCTAGGAGGTAAACCATTTACGTTTTTTAATGCTATTTTTAACGTGGCTGATGTAGCCATTTCAACAGGTGTTGGGATTTTAATTGTATTTAATAAAAAAGCTTTTCATAAGCATTAA
- the ileS gene encoding isoleucine--tRNA ligase, which yields MSTKFTEYKGLDLPTVASEVLDFWKKENIFEKSVSTREGNAPYVFFEGPPSANGLPGIHHVMARAIKDIFCRYKTQKGFQVKRKAGWDTHGLPVELGTEKELGITKEDIGKTITVAEYNEACKKTVMRYTDVWNDLTEKMGYWVDMEDPYVTYKPKYMESVWWLLKQIYNKDLMYKGYTIQPYSPKAGTGLSSHEVNQPGSYRDVTDTTIVAQFKAIAESLPGFLEGFGTIHIMAWTTTPWTLPSNTALTVGPKIDYVLVKTFNQYTFEPINVILAKNLVGKQFGKTYFATEEAADFENYKAGDKRIPYQILTEAKGVDLVGIRYEQLLPWALPYQNPENAFRVISGDFVTTEDGTGIVHTAPTFGADDAKVAKEATPEVPPMLVLDENGTPVPLVDLQGKFVPSLGDFGGKYVKNEYYDADQAPERSVDVEIAILLKEQNKAFKVEKYVHSYPHCWRTDKPILYYPLDSWFIKITEVRDRMFDLNESINWKPKATGEGRFGNWLKNANDWNLSRSRYWGIPLPIWRTEDKQEEILIGSVEELYNEIEKAIAAGVQSENPFKGFEIGNMSESNYDLVDLHKNVVDGITLVSASGKPMKRESDLIDVWFDSGAMPYAQWHYPFENAALIDNNKSFPADFIAEGVDQTRGWFYTLHAIGTLVFDNIAYKNVVSNGLVLDKNGQKMSKRLGNAVDPFETLKEYGPDATRWYMISNANPWDNLKFDIEGVAEVRRKFFGTLYNTYSFFSLYANIDGFKFDEAEVPLNERPEIDRWILSELHTLIKLVDEAYADYEPTRAARAISDFVQENLSNWYVRLCRRRFWKGEYAQDKIAAYQTLYTCLLTVSKLSAPIAPFFMDKLYRDLTQATQTEKFESVHLAEFPKYVENFVDKLLESKMQKAQTISSLVLSLRKKEMIKVRQPLQKVMIPVLDENQRLEIEAVSDLIKAEVNVKEIELLDDASGVLVKQIKPNFKALGPRFGKDMGLISKEIQSFTSEQINQLDKEGSISIVVAGKDVTLSLEDVEITSQDIEGWLVANSNGITVALDITISDDLRNEGIARELVNRIQNIRKDSGFEVTDKIKVSLQSNPALELAVNTNKAYIKSETLTEELVFEVQIENGIEIEFDDIKTKITITK from the coding sequence ATGAGTACAAAATTTACTGAATACAAAGGACTTGACTTGCCAACGGTAGCGTCGGAAGTTCTTGATTTTTGGAAGAAAGAAAATATTTTTGAAAAAAGTGTGAGCACTCGCGAAGGAAATGCTCCTTATGTGTTTTTTGAAGGGCCACCTTCGGCAAATGGATTACCTGGAATTCACCACGTAATGGCACGTGCGATTAAAGATATTTTTTGTAGATATAAAACTCAAAAAGGGTTCCAAGTGAAGCGTAAAGCAGGTTGGGATACTCATGGATTACCAGTAGAATTAGGTACTGAAAAAGAACTTGGAATTACAAAAGAAGATATCGGGAAAACAATTACTGTTGCTGAGTACAACGAAGCCTGTAAAAAAACCGTAATGCGTTATACTGACGTATGGAATGATTTGACCGAAAAAATGGGATATTGGGTAGATATGGAAGATCCGTATGTGACTTATAAACCAAAATATATGGAGAGTGTTTGGTGGCTTTTGAAACAAATCTATAACAAAGATTTGATGTACAAAGGGTACACGATTCAACCGTATTCTCCAAAGGCAGGAACGGGATTGTCTTCACATGAGGTAAACCAACCAGGTTCTTACCGTGATGTAACAGATACTACGATTGTAGCTCAGTTTAAAGCGATTGCTGAAAGTTTACCTGGCTTTTTAGAAGGTTTTGGAACTATTCACATCATGGCTTGGACGACAACTCCTTGGACATTGCCATCGAACACTGCTTTGACTGTTGGTCCTAAAATCGACTATGTTTTAGTTAAAACATTCAACCAATATACTTTTGAGCCAATCAATGTGATTTTGGCTAAAAACTTAGTTGGGAAACAGTTTGGTAAAACATATTTTGCTACTGAAGAAGCAGCTGATTTTGAAAATTACAAAGCAGGAGATAAAAGGATTCCATACCAAATTTTAACAGAGGCTAAAGGTGTTGATTTGGTAGGCATTCGTTACGAGCAATTATTGCCTTGGGCGTTGCCATACCAAAATCCTGAAAATGCATTTAGAGTAATTTCGGGAGATTTCGTTACTACTGAGGATGGTACAGGTATCGTACATACAGCTCCAACTTTTGGTGCTGATGATGCTAAGGTAGCCAAAGAAGCTACACCTGAAGTACCGCCAATGTTGGTTTTAGATGAAAATGGTACTCCGGTTCCATTAGTAGATTTACAAGGTAAATTTGTTCCTAGTTTAGGGGACTTTGGAGGTAAATATGTGAAAAACGAATATTATGATGCCGATCAGGCGCCAGAGCGTTCGGTTGATGTAGAAATTGCTATCCTTTTAAAAGAACAAAATAAAGCGTTCAAAGTAGAGAAATACGTGCACAGTTATCCACACTGTTGGAGAACGGATAAGCCTATTTTATACTATCCTTTGGATTCTTGGTTTATCAAAATCACTGAGGTAAGAGACAGAATGTTTGATTTGAACGAATCAATCAACTGGAAACCTAAAGCTACCGGAGAAGGACGTTTTGGAAATTGGTTGAAAAATGCCAACGATTGGAACTTATCACGGTCAAGATATTGGGGAATTCCATTGCCGATTTGGAGAACAGAAGACAAACAGGAAGAAATCTTGATTGGTTCTGTTGAAGAATTGTACAATGAAATTGAAAAAGCAATTGCTGCAGGTGTTCAATCCGAAAATCCATTTAAAGGATTTGAAATTGGAAACATGAGCGAAAGTAATTATGATTTGGTTGACTTGCATAAAAATGTTGTTGACGGAATCACTTTGGTTTCGGCATCTGGAAAACCAATGAAACGTGAGTCGGATTTGATTGACGTTTGGTTTGATTCAGGTGCGATGCCTTATGCACAATGGCACTATCCTTTTGAAAACGCAGCTTTAATTGATAATAATAAATCATTCCCGGCTGATTTTATTGCCGAAGGTGTGGATCAAACACGTGGGTGGTTTTATACCTTGCATGCTATCGGAACCTTAGTTTTTGATAACATTGCTTATAAAAATGTAGTTTCAAACGGATTGGTTTTGGATAAAAACGGACAAAAAATGTCTAAGCGTTTAGGTAATGCTGTTGATCCATTTGAAACTTTAAAAGAGTACGGACCAGATGCTACGCGTTGGTACATGATTTCGAATGCGAATCCTTGGGATAACTTGAAATTTGATATAGAAGGAGTGGCTGAGGTAAGAAGGAAGTTCTTTGGTACACTTTACAATACCTATTCTTTCTTTAGTTTGTATGCCAATATTGATGGTTTTAAATTTGATGAGGCTGAGGTGCCATTGAACGAAAGACCAGAAATCGACCGTTGGATTTTATCGGAGTTACATACTTTAATCAAATTAGTGGATGAAGCTTATGCCGATTATGAACCAACGCGAGCTGCTCGTGCTATTTCTGATTTCGTACAGGAAAACTTGAGCAACTGGTACGTTCGTTTGTGTCGTCGTCGTTTCTGGAAAGGAGAATATGCACAGGATAAAATTGCGGCTTATCAAACCTTATATACTTGTTTGTTAACCGTAAGTAAATTAAGTGCTCCAATAGCTCCTTTCTTTATGGATAAGCTTTACAGAGACTTAACACAGGCTACACAAACAGAAAAATTTGAAAGTGTACATTTGGCGGAATTTCCAAAATACGTTGAAAACTTTGTTGATAAATTGTTAGAGAGCAAAATGCAGAAAGCGCAGACCATTTCATCACTAGTTTTATCACTACGTAAAAAGGAGATGATCAAAGTGCGTCAACCTTTGCAAAAGGTAATGATTCCAGTACTTGACGAGAATCAGCGACTAGAAATAGAGGCTGTTTCTGACCTGATAAAAGCCGAAGTAAACGTGAAAGAAATCGAACTTTTGGACGATGCTTCAGGAGTTTTGGTAAAGCAAATTAAACCTAATTTTAAAGCGCTTGGGCCTCGTTTTGGGAAAGATATGGGATTGATTTCCAAAGAGATACAAAGTTTTACTTCGGAGCAAATTAACCAATTAGACAAGGAAGGAAGCATAAGTATTGTAGTAGCAGGAAAAGACGTAACTTTATCCTTAGAGGATGTAGAAATCACATCTCAGGATATTGAAGGATGGTTGGTTGCTAATTCTAACGGAATTACCGTAGCGCTTGACATCACAATCTCTGATGATTTAAGAAATGAAGGGATTGCGAGAGAGTTGGTAAATAGAATTCAAAACATCAGAAAAGATTCTGGATTTGAAGTGACTGATAAGATTAAAGTAAGTTTACAAAGTAATCCAGCCCTAGAACTAGCTGTAAATACGAATAAGGCTTATATCAAATCAGAAACATTGACAGAAGAGTTAGTGTTTGAAGTTCAAATTGAAAATGGTATAGAAATTGAGTTTGATGATATTAAAACGAAGATAACAATTACTAAATAA
- a CDS encoding TraR/DksA family transcriptional regulator — MVAEVARYSDADLAEFKEIIQKKIEKAQADLDLIKSAYMNDLNNGTDDTSPTFKAFEEGSETMSKEANSQLATRQEKFIRDLKNALFRVENKTFGVCKVTGKLISKERLKIVPHATMSIEAKNLQR, encoded by the coding sequence ATGGTAGCTGAAGTAGCACGATACTCCGACGCCGATTTGGCAGAGTTCAAAGAGATAATTCAAAAGAAAATTGAGAAAGCACAGGCCGATTTAGATTTGATAAAAAGTGCTTATATGAATGACTTGAATAATGGTACGGATGATACATCACCTACATTCAAAGCTTTCGAAGAAGGAAGTGAAACAATGTCTAAAGAAGCAAACTCTCAATTAGCAACCCGTCAAGAGAAGTTTATTCGCGATTTGAAGAATGCTTTATTTCGCGTAGAAAATAAAACCTTCGGTGTTTGTAAAGTAACAGGAAAATTAATTAGTAAAGAAAGATTGAAAATCGTTCCTCATGCTACGATGAGTATCGAGGCTAAAAATCTTCAACGATAA
- a CDS encoding 5-formyltetrahydrofolate cyclo-ligase translates to MENTKKELRSKYKDLRKQLSENEIEEMSLAICNQLLKLKIWDKNYFHIFLPIAEHKEVDTEMILHLLSGKDKEILISKSNFETREMTHFLLTDNTKIKKNEYNIPEPVDGIEVASKKIEVVFVPLLAFDKKGNRVGYGKGFYDKFLSECNPETLKIGLSFFEAEEQIEDVFESDIQLDYCVTPKSIYQF, encoded by the coding sequence ATGGAAAACACAAAAAAAGAATTACGTTCTAAATACAAAGACTTGCGTAAACAACTTTCTGAAAATGAAATTGAAGAAATGAGTTTAGCAATTTGCAATCAATTATTAAAACTCAAGATTTGGGACAAAAATTACTTTCATATTTTTCTTCCTATCGCTGAGCATAAAGAAGTAGATACCGAAATGATTTTGCATTTGCTTTCAGGAAAAGACAAGGAGATTCTAATTTCAAAATCTAATTTTGAAACAAGAGAAATGACGCATTTTCTTTTGACCGACAATACTAAAATCAAAAAGAACGAATATAATATTCCAGAACCTGTTGACGGAATCGAAGTGGCATCAAAAAAAATAGAAGTGGTTTTTGTACCTCTTTTGGCCTTTGACAAAAAAGGAAATCGCGTAGGTTACGGTAAAGGATTTTACGACAAATTTTTAAGCGAATGCAATCCAGAAACCTTAAAAATAGGACTTTCTTTTTTCGAAGCCGAAGAACAGATTGAAGATGTTTTTGAAAGCGATATCCAATTAGATTATTGCGTAACTCCAAAAAGCATTTACCAATTTTAA